A region of the Leeuwenhoekiella sp. MAR_2009_132 genome:
AAAAAAATAGGACCACACGTTGCTGTGGTATTTGTATTTATAGTTACTGCACTTCTTTATTTTAGTCCGGTACTTTCGGGTAAAAAAATGTTTCAAAGTGATATACAGCAATATCGCGGAATGGCTAAGGAGCAAATGGACTTTAGAGCGCAAACCGGGGAGGAGCCTTATTGGACAGACGCTGCATTTGGCGGAATGCCAACTTATCAATTAGGTGCTAAATATCCTAATAACTGGATTAAAAGTCTTGATTTAGGAATTCGGTTTTTACCGAGACCTGCAGATTATTTATTTCTCTATTTCATAGGTTTTTATATTTTATTACTCGTTTTAAAACTAGACTGGCGTTACGCTGCACTGGGTGCGTTAGCTTTTGGGTTCTCGAGTTATTTGATTATCATATTAGGAGTGGGGCATAACGCTAAAGCCCATGCTATTGCGTATATGCCGCTGGTATTAAGTGGTATTTTACTCACATTTAGGCGCAACTATATCTGGGGCTTTATACTTACTACGTTGGCAATGGCACTGGAGATCGTGGCTAACCATGTGCAGATGACCTACTACCTTATGCTTCTTGTAGTTGTTTTAGGTATTGCTTACCTCATAGATGCGATACGTAAAAAAGAACTTGCGCATTACTTTAAAAGCGTAGGTATTCTAATACTTGCTGTGGTTCTTGCTGTTGGGACTAACGCAGCGAGTTTAATGGCTACTTCAGAATACAGCTCATTTAGTACCCGTGGAAAAAGTGAATTGACAATTACTCCAGATGGTTCTCCTAAAGAAGATATAGTAGGTCTTGATAAAGCTTACATAAACCAGTATAGTTATGGTATTTCTGAAACTTTAGATTTATTTATTGCCGGTCTTTACGGCGGTTCAAATTCTGAACCTTATAATAAAGATAGTGCCTTTGCTAACTTTTTACTGAAACAAGGCGTGCCACCGGCTCAGATAGAATCTGTTTACGGGCAATTTGGTCTTTATTATTGGGGAAGCCAACCGGGAGTTTCGGGACCTGCCTATTTAGGCGCAGTAATTGTATTTCTGTTTGTTTTGGGATTATTTCTGGTACGAGGCAGATTAAAATGGTGGCTTGTAGGAGGTACGGTTTTATCATTGCTTCTTAGCTATGGGAGTAATCTAGCCTGGTTTACAGATTTATTTATTGATTACTTCCCACTATACAATAAATTTAGAGCAGTAACCTCTATACAGGTGATAGCAGAATTGTGTGTTCCCGTTTTGGCATTATTCGGATTATTTAAAATACTTCAGCTAACAGAACCGGTAGAACGCAAGTTATTAGCTTTAAAATGGAGTACCGGCATCACCGCAGGATTGGCTCTAATAATTTTACTTTTTAAAGGAAGTCTGTTTTCATTTGCCGGCGGAAACGACGCGTATTTCATTCAGAATTTTGGGATGGAATTCATGAATGCCGTAAAGGAAGATCGTAAAGCACTTTTAGTAAGCGACAGCATTAAAACGTTTGTGCTCGTTCTTATCGCAGCTGCGGTTCTTTGGTTTTATTTAAAAAAGAAAGTTTCAGAAAATCAGGCGCTAATTGTTCTTACATTACTAATTGTGTTTGATTTGGTTCAGGTTGACAGGCGTTATGTAAATTCAGAAAATTTTATGGCCGCACGGTTAGTTGAGCAACCCTTTCAACAATCTGCGGCAGATCAACAAATATTACAGGATACAACGCGCTATCGTGTTTATGAGCAAAGTATAGGGCTTAATGGTGCGCGTACCAGTTATTTTCACAGTTCTATAGGTGGGTATCACGGTGCTAAGCCGGGAAGACTGGCAGATCTTGCTGACTTTTATTTATATCAAGGTAAAATGGCCCCGCTTAATATTCTAAATGTAAAATATGTAATTACTCAAAATGAAGAAGGAGAGGAGCAGGTACAAATTAACCCCAATGCAAATGGCAATGTGTGGTTTGTTCAAAATGTAAAACTTGTACCTAATGCAGATGCCGAGATTTTAGCTCTTGATAATCTAAATACGCTTCAAACTGCCGTTGTAAATGAGAGATATAAAAACGAACTGGGAAGTTTAATTTTTCCTGAAGATAGTCTTGCTAGTGTAAAACTAATTGAGCATCAACCTAATTATTTAAAGTATAAAGCTACAACAGGAGCAGAGCGTCTTGCTGTCTTTAGTGAAGTGTATTATCCTAATGGATGGAATGCTTATATAGACGGAAACCAGGTTGATTATATAAAAGCAGATTATATTCTAAGAGCATTAATGGTACCCGAAGGAACTCATACAATAGAATTTAGGTTTGAGCCTGAGGTAATAGAAACCGGAAGCAAAATAAGTCTTGCAAGTAATATAATTGTAATCTTGATTCTTCTGGGATCCTTGTTTTTAAGTTTTAGAAAGAACAAACAAAAAGTTGAAACTGAAGCTTAAAATTTTTAGTTAGAAATTAGAACCGTGTTTTGTGAAAAAAGCCCTGATTATTTGTTATTATTGGCCTCCTGCGGGTGGTCCCGGGGTGCAGCGCTGGCTCAAATTTGTAAAATACCTACGAGACTTTGATATAGAGCCGGTAGTTTATGTGCCTGAAAATCCACATTATCCAATAGTTGATGCAAGCTTAGAAGCAGAAATCCCGCAGGGGATTACTGTTTTAAAACATCCTATTAAAGAACCCTATGGCTTAGCACAATTGTTTTCTAAAAAACAAACAGATCAAATAAGCAGCGGTATTATTAAAGATAAGGAAAAGCAGGGTCTACTTCAACGTCTGATGCTTTTTGTACGCGGAAATCTATTTATTCCTGATGCCCGCAAATGGTGGATAAAACCTTCGGTCAATTATTTGTTATCTTACCTAAAGTCAACAAATATTGATGTTATTATAACTACAGGACCGCCACACAGTTTACATCTTATAGGACTTCAGTTAAAAAAACAAACACAGCTTCCCTGGGTTGCAGACTTTAGAGATCCCTGGACGACTATAGGCTATCAGAAAAAGTTAAAACTTACTCAGAAATCACGTCAAAAACATGTAGATCTCGAGTTTGAGGTATTAAATAAAGCAGATCATATTATAGTTACCAGTCCTACTACTAAAAGTGATTTTAGTAAAACGACGACAACGCCAATAACCTGTATTACAAATGGTTTTGATACCAGCTACAATATAACCGCAAGTTTAGATAGTAAATTCACATTAGCACATATAGGTTCGCTTCTTGAAGATCGTAATCCAGATATTTTGTGGCAGGTTTTGAGTGAACTTAAGCAAGAGCATAATGATTTTTCTCAAGATTTGCGTATTCAGCTAACCGGTAAAGTAAGTGCTACTGTAGTTCAAAATATAACGCACTATCAATTATCCCAAAATCTAGAATTACCGGGTTATGTTTCGCATCAAGAAGCAGTTAGCAGACAACAGAGCGCGCAACTGTTACTTTTAATTGAAATAGATTCTTACGATACCCAGGCGATAATTCCCGGTAAATTATTTGAGTATTTAGCCTCTAAAAGGCCTATAATAGCAATAGGTCCAAAAGATTCTGATATTATAGAAATACTGGAACAGGCAAAAAGTGGTTCTTATTTTTCGTATGGAAATAAAGTTCAACTAAAAAACACCATTTTAGATTTTTATAATAGGTATAAAACGGGCGGTATTTCTCAAAATACTTCAGATTTGACAGCCTTTACCCGCAAAGAATTAACCAGACAACTTTCAGAAATACTTCATCAATTTTAGATTAAAGCCTTTATGGGAATTGTCTCTTCACAATCTTTTAAAAACCTCATAACCACCTATCTTGGTTTTGGAATAGGTGCCTTAAACACATTGGTACTTTATGTTCATTTCTTTAAAGATGAGTATTATGGTTTGGTAGGTTTTTTATTGAGTAGCGCAACACTAGCAATGCCTTTTATCGCTGTGGGTGCTCAAAACACACTTATTAAGTTCTACTCCATATATAGTGGTAGAAATCAAGATGTATTTTTAAGTTTTATGTTGCTTTTGCCGTTACTTGTATTAATACCAAGCTCTATTCTCATTGGGATTTTCTATGATGAACTTGTAACTTTTTTAGCTTCAAAAAATGAAATTGTACGCCCTTATGTTTTTCTCATAGGAATAATTGCTTTTGCAATGGCATATTTTGAGATTGCCTATGCATATTCAAAAGCACAGTTGCGTAGTGTCTTTGGGAATATAATGAATGAGGTTTTTCACCGCTTAGGAGTAATGATTCTTCTTCTGTTTTTTGCATTAAAAATTATAACTACTCAAGATTTTTTATATGGGGTGGGTGTAGTTTATATGTTACGTATGGGTATTATGATGGGGTATGCTTTTTATTTAAAAAAGCCAAGGTTGAGACTGGCAATCCCTTATGAATGGGTTGCAATACTTAAATATAGTGTGCTTATAATCATAGCAGGTTCTGTAGCGGTAATGATTTTAGAAATTGACATGTTTATGCTGGGGAAGCTGGTGCCAATTGAGAATGTTGCTTATTATTCAGTAGGAATTTATATCGCCGCTGTAATTGCTGTACCGGCCAGAGCGATGCATCAGATTATGTATCCGTTGACAGCTAATTATCTTAATGAAAGACGTTTTTTAGAGCTCAAAGATCTCTATAAAAAAAGTTCACTAACACTCTATATAATTTCTGGTCTTCTTCTGTTGTTAATTGTATGCAATATAAAAAGTCTGTATTTAATTTTAGATCCTGCATACAGTAAGGGACTTTACGTGGTGCTTTTGATTTCGCTTGCAAAATTAGTAGACAACATTTTAGGAAATAATAACGCAATATTATACAACAGCGATTATTATAGACTGGTGCTTGTATTGGGCGTTTTCTTAGTTGTCGTAGCGGTAGCTCTTAATCTTATTTTTATACCAAAACTAGGAATAAATGGTGCCGCTATAGCAACCTTTATAGCTTCAGTAGGTTATGCATTTGCTAAAATTGTAGTGGTGTTTAAAAAATTTAAGATGCACCCCTTTACTCGAGAAACGCTATACACAACATTCTTACTCGTGCTACTAGGTTTAGCTTTTTATTTTTGGGATTTTACTATAAATCCGTTGTTAGCGATTGCATTAAAATCATTGATAATAAGTTTTAGCTATTTAAGTGTAGTTTATGTCTTTAAACTCTCTCCCGAGATATATAAATGGATAAATGATTATATTTTGAAACGAAAATCCCGCTTTGAATAAATCAAAAACGGGATCTTCCAACTAACCAACCAATATTTTAATTACCTCTTCCTCTTGAGCTTCTTTGAGATGAGCTTTCTCTATTTGAACTTTTACTTGTTCTGGCAGCACTGCTGCTACGTGAATTTTGAGAACTTAGAACAGTACGCTTAGGTGCAGCAGAACGTTGTTGTGACGTATTTCTCTGCGCTACCTGTCGTTGCGAACTATTATTTGATTTAGTTACACTGCGACTTTGAGGTGCGCGTTGTGTTACTGCTCGTTGTGTTTTTGAAGTATTTCTTTCTGGGGAAGCACTTCGTTGATTTCTCACAGGTGCTGCTGCACGTTGTTGTGGAGCTCGTTGAGCAGCCTGTGATGACCTTGCAGAAGAGCTACGTGAATTTGTAGTTCTATAAACTTCAGGGCTTGCATTTCTAGAACCTCGTGAATCAATTATAGCTGGTGATTTACTATTGCGTGATGGAGTAGAGGATCTTGCTGAATTACTTCTTGAATTGCTAGAACGACTCTGCACCTGATTTGACTTACTATACTGTCTAGAATTTGTATTTCTCTTAGCTTCCTGAGAACGACTTGTATTAGATCTATTATTAGCAGCACTTCTAGAGTTAGTAGCATAACGTCTATCGTTATTTACTTGAGTCCTAGCTGTAACATAACTACCTCTTCTTGCGTTATTATGTGCCACACGTCCTTTAGGTCTTTTAAAGTCGTGATATGCATTTGCATACCCATTGCGGTAACCTTGATTGTAATGGCTTCTGTGATATGCGTAATCATAACGTACAGGACGATAATATCTTCTATACGGTGTATTATACACTAAACATCTATCAAAAAACGGGCGGTAGAAAAAATTATGGTAGGGATGGTACACATAACCTCTGTTGTATATATTTATATAACCGGTTACGTGCGAAAATCTTGATCCGTTATAAAAAACATTCAACCCACCTACATTTACAATACGATCATTGCGGTAGTTTATATATACATTACCTGCCTGTGTAATTCTACCCCAGTTATCGTAGTAAATAGGAACATCTTCTATTTGTAATACAGCACCATAATCATCGTATTGAACATAAGGATCGTAATTGTAACCCGAGTTATAGCTAATATTTACAGGGCCCGCATTTACATTTACGTTAACTGCTCTTTGAGCTATTTGAGGTAGAACAAAATCGAATTCACCATCTGGGTAAACCGAAAATTCAACACCGCCTTCAACAAAAATATAACGACTGCCATCATACCGGGTCGAAGTAGCATCCAGGGACTCCGCTTGTATTGGAGTAAGGCCAGACATAAGGCCTATAAAAAGAAAGAATAAGTTTTTCATGATTTCTAAATTTTAATGGTTTGTACTCTTTGAACTTTTTGGATGGTACATTTAATACTTTACAAGGAGCGTGCCATAATTTAAAAACACAGGTTTTGGATTGTGTAACAAATGGAATGATTTGGGTACTTATATAGTAATCAATCAAATATCAAAAAATCATGAACTTAAGAGAAGATAGAAGTTTAGTTGCACTCGCACATTTAAGTCAATTAATAAATTTTGTTACAGGTTTTGGAGGCTTCGTAATACCATTGGTATTGTGGTTAACCCAAAAGGATAAAGTTTTTGACATGGATTCTCAAGGAAAGCAAATCTTGAACTTTCAAATCAGCACGTTTATCCTAACGTTGTTTTGTGTGCCAGCAATTTTGCTTTTTGGGCTTGGTGTTCTCGGCCTTCTTATTCTCGCTGTGCTTATTTTTATTTTCCCCATTATTAATGCTATAAAAGCAATAAATGGAGAACATACGTATTACCCGTTATCGTATCAATTCTTAACGTAATTAAATAAAAAAACCCCGCATCAGAAGATGCGGGGTTTTTAAAAAGTAATAACCGAAATTTTAATGTTCGTTTAATCCAAAATCAGGATAAGCGCTCATACCGTGCTCGTGCTCGTCTAAACCTTCGAGTTCTTCTTTTTCAGAAACTCGAAGACCCATAGTCTTTTTCAGTACAAACAAGATTATAAAAGCTGTTGTACAACAGAATGCACCTACAATACCTACACCCGTTAATTGGGTAACAAACTGCTCCATACTAGCCATTGCACCAAATATACCTACAGCTAAAGTACCCCAGATACCACATATTAAGTGTACTGCTACAGCACCTACAGGATCGTCTAATTTTAATTTGTCTACTAAAGCAACACCAAAAACAATAATTGCACCGGCTATAACCCCTATAATAACTGCGTCATTAGGAGACATTTGATCTGCACCTGCTGTGATACCTACCAGACCTCCTAAAATTCCGTTTAGGAACATGGTTAAATCGTAGTTTTTATACATAATAGTAGAAACTATAAATGCACTTACACCACCTGCTGCTGCAGCTAAAGAGGTTGTCACCAGTGTTAAAGATGTTAAAGCAGGATCTGCAGATAGTACAGAACCTCCGTTAAAGCCAAACCAGCCTAACCAAAGAATTAATACTCCTGCTACAGCAAAAGGAATATTGTGTCCCGGTATAGCATTTGCTTTACCATTTTCATCAAATTTACCTATACGTGCTCCCAGTAAGTAGATTGCAATAAGCGCAGCCCAGCCACCTACAGAGTGTACAAGAGTAGAACCTGCAAAGTCATAAAAACCCATTGCATCTAAGAAACCGCCACCCCATTTCCAGGAACCTACTATAGGGTATACTAAGCCTACATAGATAACTGTAAAAATCATAAAGGCGCCTAGTTTAATACGCTCTGCTACTGCACCAGAAACTATAGTTGCAGCTGTAGCGGCAAACATTCCCTGAAATAAGAAATCTGTCCACCACGTGTAACCACCATCTGCATATTCTGGGGTCATACCATTTTCTGGAGGGGCAATACCAAAACCGGCAAAGCTAAAAATCCCTGAAGAATCTTCTGCAAAGCCAGGATACATTAGGTTAAAACCTCCTATATAATAAACTAATAGACCTACACAGATGATAAACACATTTTTAAATAAAATGTTTATCGTGTTTTTCTCGCGAGTAAGTCCTATTTCAAGTAATGAGAATCCAAGGTGCATAAAGAACACAAGCCCTGTACAGATCATCATCCATACGTTGTTTGCTGTAAATAATCCTGCTTCCATATATTAATTTGTTTTGTTAGGGTTGATTAGTTTAGTTTAAAGTGTCGCCACCTTTTTTACCTGTTCGTATTCTGTAGGCTTCTTTAATGTCAGAAACAAAAATTTTCCCGTCACCTACTTCTCCTGTAGATCCTGCTTCAAGAATAGCTGCAATGGTTATTTGCTCAAAGTCATCGTTTACTACTATTGATAAGTATCTACGCTGTATGTCACTTGTGCTGTATGAAACACCACGATAAACGTGACCGTGTTTTTCATTACCCAGCCCGGTAACATCCCAATAAGAGAAAAAGTTTACTCCTTTTTCATGTAAAGCCTTCTTTACGGCTGAAAATTTTGATTTTCTAATAATCGCTTCGATTTTTTTCATTGTGTAATTTGTGTTTTAGATTAAAAAGAATATACGGCAGCAAGCAGGAAGGACCCTAAGCTTCCTTGTGGTGTTAAATCACCATCCAAGAATACATCTTCGCTAGCAGAATCTAATCTAAATTCGGGAATAAAAGTAAGAGGGCCAACTTTTGCGTTACCAGATAAGGTTAAAGCAAATACATTTCCGTCTCCGTTAGCGTCATTTCCACCTATTGCATCAAAACCACCAAACTGGCTAAAATACTCTGGGCGTAGACCTACAGAAAAGGTTTCGCTTGCTGCGATTTGTGCGTATAACGCAACACCGTAAAAACCGAAGGAATCACCACCTAAATCTCCTGCTTCGGTAGTGTTATACGTTGTATTAAGACCTAAGTAAAAAGAATCTGAAAGGTCTAATCCAGCTGTAAGATCTACTTGAAAAGTAGCACCTACACCTTCGCCTAAGCCCATATCTGTATAGTCACCATCCTGATCACCATATAAGAAGTTTAAGTAAGCACTGCCTGCATCTGCAGAATACCCCAGTTGCGCACCGGCAGTGTAACCACCAAAAGGATTATAGTCTGTGTAATCTGTAGAGTTCATAACAGCAAGCATTGCGCTCCAATTATCGTCAAGGGCAAAATCTGCTTTAAGTCCAGAGTGAGAGAAAGGACCGTAAGAGAACATATAAGAGGTAGAGTAGTTGAAATTTGCTGCAGGCGAAATCACTTCATAACCTAAATAGGTATTCCAGTTACCAAAGGTTAATTTTACTTTTTCACTCACATTCCAGTACACATATAATTGGTTAACAATACTAGAACTTGCTGTAGTAGAGCCAAAAACAGCATCTGTACCACGAGGACCGTAGACAAGATCTGCAACAACTCCTACATTTCCTTTTTCATAACCAATAATAAGATTGGCCATACCTAAAGCAAAACCAGGTTGGTTTGCAAAAGAAGAGCCGGGAGCGACATAACTATCTACTTCCCCGTCTGCATCTGTATCAATTAATTTATTTGGAGCATTAAGATTTTGTCTAAAATAGGCATCAACAGAACCCGAAAGTGTAAAACCATCAGACCAGGATGTTTCTTCTTCTTGAGCTATTGCAGAAATGCTCAAGCAAATCATTAAAGGTAGTAGTAATTTTTTCATTCTAAATTTGATTAATTGGTGAGTTGCTAAACTAGATAATATTTAAGACCACCCCCAATATTTTAGGGGTTACTGTTTAATTTTTATTATTTAATCAAAATTTACCCCCTATTTTTTAGGGTATAACATTATTTAAGGCTTAATAAAGTTGTGTTTTGTGAAATTGATTGTGTGTTATGTCCATTTTTTGTGATTTTTTAAGGTTTATGTGGTTAAAAAAGCATCGAAAACGTCAAATGTTAACATGTGTTTAAGAAAATGCTATTTTTTATTTTCTGCCAAAAAACCCTTAAAACTGAAAAAGTGCGTTTCATTTTTTATAAAATCTGTTAACTTATTTTGATTTGTTTGCATTTTAAGTCGGTTTTATTGCTAATTATGGAATAATAAAAATCTTATTCTTTAAAATTATTAGCATAAAAGTTTATTGAATAGCTTTATGATTCAGTCTTTAAATAAGAGGAGAAATTTTATGGAAAAACAGGGTTTATATTCACCAGAATGGGAACACGAAAATTGCGGCGCAGGGTTCATTTGTAGTCTTGAAGGAAACAAGTCAAATGATATTATTCATAAGGCTCTAGAAATTCTAGAAAAACTAGAACATCGTGGTGCAGTTAGTAGTGATGGTAAAACAGGAGATGGTGCAGGTATTCTTATAGATATACCGTACGACTTCTTTGAAGAGAATTGTGATTTTGATCTTCCGGCACCTAGAGAGTATGCGATGGGTAATGTCTTTTTACCTAAAAAGGAAAATCAACGTGCATATTGTAAAGAGGTTTTTGAAAAACAAATTAAAGATAAAGGGCTTGTACT
Encoded here:
- a CDS encoding YfhO family protein, giving the protein MSFSFKKIGPHVAVVFVFIVTALLYFSPVLSGKKMFQSDIQQYRGMAKEQMDFRAQTGEEPYWTDAAFGGMPTYQLGAKYPNNWIKSLDLGIRFLPRPADYLFLYFIGFYILLLVLKLDWRYAALGALAFGFSSYLIIILGVGHNAKAHAIAYMPLVLSGILLTFRRNYIWGFILTTLAMALEIVANHVQMTYYLMLLVVVLGIAYLIDAIRKKELAHYFKSVGILILAVVLAVGTNAASLMATSEYSSFSTRGKSELTITPDGSPKEDIVGLDKAYINQYSYGISETLDLFIAGLYGGSNSEPYNKDSAFANFLLKQGVPPAQIESVYGQFGLYYWGSQPGVSGPAYLGAVIVFLFVLGLFLVRGRLKWWLVGGTVLSLLLSYGSNLAWFTDLFIDYFPLYNKFRAVTSIQVIAELCVPVLALFGLFKILQLTEPVERKLLALKWSTGITAGLALIILLFKGSLFSFAGGNDAYFIQNFGMEFMNAVKEDRKALLVSDSIKTFVLVLIAAAVLWFYLKKKVSENQALIVLTLLIVFDLVQVDRRYVNSENFMAARLVEQPFQQSAADQQILQDTTRYRVYEQSIGLNGARTSYFHSSIGGYHGAKPGRLADLADFYLYQGKMAPLNILNVKYVITQNEEGEEQVQINPNANGNVWFVQNVKLVPNADAEILALDNLNTLQTAVVNERYKNELGSLIFPEDSLASVKLIEHQPNYLKYKATTGAERLAVFSEVYYPNGWNAYIDGNQVDYIKADYILRALMVPEGTHTIEFRFEPEVIETGSKISLASNIIVILILLGSLFLSFRKNKQKVETEA
- a CDS encoding glycosyltransferase family 4 protein: MKKALIICYYWPPAGGPGVQRWLKFVKYLRDFDIEPVVYVPENPHYPIVDASLEAEIPQGITVLKHPIKEPYGLAQLFSKKQTDQISSGIIKDKEKQGLLQRLMLFVRGNLFIPDARKWWIKPSVNYLLSYLKSTNIDVIITTGPPHSLHLIGLQLKKQTQLPWVADFRDPWTTIGYQKKLKLTQKSRQKHVDLEFEVLNKADHIIVTSPTTKSDFSKTTTTPITCITNGFDTSYNITASLDSKFTLAHIGSLLEDRNPDILWQVLSELKQEHNDFSQDLRIQLTGKVSATVVQNITHYQLSQNLELPGYVSHQEAVSRQQSAQLLLLIEIDSYDTQAIIPGKLFEYLASKRPIIAIGPKDSDIIEILEQAKSGSYFSYGNKVQLKNTILDFYNRYKTGGISQNTSDLTAFTRKELTRQLSEILHQF
- a CDS encoding lipopolysaccharide biosynthesis protein — protein: MGIVSSQSFKNLITTYLGFGIGALNTLVLYVHFFKDEYYGLVGFLLSSATLAMPFIAVGAQNTLIKFYSIYSGRNQDVFLSFMLLLPLLVLIPSSILIGIFYDELVTFLASKNEIVRPYVFLIGIIAFAMAYFEIAYAYSKAQLRSVFGNIMNEVFHRLGVMILLLFFALKIITTQDFLYGVGVVYMLRMGIMMGYAFYLKKPRLRLAIPYEWVAILKYSVLIIIAGSVAVMILEIDMFMLGKLVPIENVAYYSVGIYIAAVIAVPARAMHQIMYPLTANYLNERRFLELKDLYKKSSLTLYIISGLLLLLIVCNIKSLYLILDPAYSKGLYVVLLISLAKLVDNILGNNNAILYNSDYYRLVLVLGVFLVVVAVALNLIFIPKLGINGAAIATFIASVGYAFAKIVVVFKKFKMHPFTRETLYTTFLLVLLGLAFYFWDFTINPLLAIALKSLIISFSYLSVVYVFKLSPEIYKWINDYILKRKSRFE
- a CDS encoding DUF4870 domain-containing protein, which produces MNLREDRSLVALAHLSQLINFVTGFGGFVIPLVLWLTQKDKVFDMDSQGKQILNFQISTFILTLFCVPAILLFGLGVLGLLILAVLIFIFPIINAIKAINGEHTYYPLSYQFLT
- a CDS encoding ammonium transporter; this encodes MEAGLFTANNVWMMICTGLVFFMHLGFSLLEIGLTREKNTINILFKNVFIICVGLLVYYIGGFNLMYPGFAEDSSGIFSFAGFGIAPPENGMTPEYADGGYTWWTDFLFQGMFAATAATIVSGAVAERIKLGAFMIFTVIYVGLVYPIVGSWKWGGGFLDAMGFYDFAGSTLVHSVGGWAALIAIYLLGARIGKFDENGKANAIPGHNIPFAVAGVLILWLGWFGFNGGSVLSADPALTSLTLVTTSLAAAAGGVSAFIVSTIMYKNYDLTMFLNGILGGLVGITAGADQMSPNDAVIIGVIAGAIIVFGVALVDKLKLDDPVGAVAVHLICGIWGTLAVGIFGAMASMEQFVTQLTGVGIVGAFCCTTAFIILFVLKKTMGLRVSEKEELEGLDEHEHGMSAYPDFGLNEH
- a CDS encoding P-II family nitrogen regulator; the encoded protein is MKKIEAIIRKSKFSAVKKALHEKGVNFFSYWDVTGLGNEKHGHVYRGVSYSTSDIQRRYLSIVVNDDFEQITIAAILEAGSTGEVGDGKIFVSDIKEAYRIRTGKKGGDTLN
- a CDS encoding porin encodes the protein MKKLLLPLMICLSISAIAQEEETSWSDGFTLSGSVDAYFRQNLNAPNKLIDTDADGEVDSYVAPGSSFANQPGFALGMANLIIGYEKGNVGVVADLVYGPRGTDAVFGSTTASSSIVNQLYVYWNVSEKVKLTFGNWNTYLGYEVISPAANFNYSTSYMFSYGPFSHSGLKADFALDDNWSAMLAVMNSTDYTDYNPFGGYTAGAQLGYSADAGSAYLNFLYGDQDGDYTDMGLGEGVGATFQVDLTAGLDLSDSFYLGLNTTYNTTEAGDLGGDSFGFYGVALYAQIAASETFSVGLRPEYFSQFGGFDAIGGNDANGDGNVFALTLSGNAKVGPLTFIPEFRLDSASEDVFLDGDLTPQGSLGSFLLAAVYSF